In the genome of Candidatus Zixiibacteriota bacterium, one region contains:
- the rplS gene encoding 50S ribosomal protein L19, whose translation MDLLSKIESEYKKPKVSRFSPGDTVKVHVRIKEGDKERIQIFQGTVIKKRGSGLNESFTVRKVSSGVAVERVFPLHSPNVTKIERTRRGRVRRAKLYYLRNLTGKQARIAEKKEDKAPKGKKGAKK comes from the coding sequence ATGGATTTATTGTCGAAGATAGAGAGTGAATATAAAAAACCGAAAGTCTCCCGGTTCTCCCCCGGCGATACGGTTAAAGTTCATGTGCGTATCAAAGAGGGCGACAAGGAAAGAATCCAGATATTCCAGGGAACGGTTATCAAAAAGCGTGGCAGCGGATTAAATGAATCATTCACTGTTCGCAAGGTTTCCTCGGGTGTTGCGGTCGAAAGAGTGTTCCCGCTTCATTCACCCAACGTGACCAAAATTGAGCGGACCCGTCGCGGAAGAGTGCGCCGTGCCAAATTGTACTATCTGCGCAACCTGACCGGTAAACAGGCCCGCATCGCCGAGAAAAAAGAAGATAAAGCTCCCAAGGGGAAAAAAGGCGCGAAAAAATAG
- the trmD gene encoding tRNA (guanosine(37)-N1)-methyltransferase TrmD has product MKFEILTIFPEIIENAVKASLLGKAREAGIIEIDTIDIRDFATDKHKTVDDTPFGGGAGMVMKPEPIDMALSQLLKTGDKNRARIMLTSASGKKFDQKFAEKLAREEFLIIICGRYKGVDERLKKLYPIEEVSIGDYVLSGGEVAALVITEAVSRLKPGYMGKLEAAEDDSYSWDILGYPVYTQPQVYRDLKVPEVLVSGHHEKIRVFRRKEALRKTLLQRPEILEKVELNAEDEKLLDEIKQEENNF; this is encoded by the coding sequence ATGAAATTCGAAATCCTGACCATTTTTCCGGAGATCATCGAAAACGCGGTCAAGGCCAGCCTTCTGGGCAAGGCACGTGAGGCTGGAATCATAGAAATCGACACGATCGACATCCGCGACTTCGCAACCGACAAGCATAAAACGGTCGATGACACCCCGTTCGGAGGTGGCGCCGGAATGGTCATGAAACCGGAACCGATCGATATGGCTTTAAGTCAACTGCTAAAAACAGGAGATAAGAATCGGGCCAGGATTATGCTGACATCAGCTTCAGGAAAAAAATTTGACCAAAAATTTGCGGAAAAGCTGGCGCGGGAAGAATTTTTGATTATAATCTGCGGAAGATATAAGGGAGTCGATGAACGTCTCAAGAAGCTCTACCCGATAGAGGAAGTTTCTATCGGCGATTATGTCCTCTCCGGCGGGGAGGTTGCGGCCCTGGTGATAACCGAGGCGGTCAGCCGATTGAAGCCGGGCTATATGGGCAAACTCGAGGCGGCCGAAGATGACTCTTACAGCTGGGATATACTGGGTTACCCGGTCTACACCCAGCCCCAGGTTTACCGCGACCTGAAAGTTCCGGAGGTGCTGGTTTCCGGTCATCATGAAAAGATCCGGGTATTCAGGCGCAAAGAGGCTTTGAGAAAGACATTGTTACAGCGACCCGAGATTCTGGAAAAGGTCGAGTTGAACGCTGAAGATGAGAAATTATTAGACGAAATAAAACAGGAAGAAAACAATTTCTAA
- the rimM gene encoding 16S rRNA processing protein RimM, with protein MPEEKVAIALINKSWGVKGEVVAQPLTRFTQRFKQLGKVNISGPRIDLDLTVEAVRPHSGRVLIKFKEISDREEAARLRNTYLQIDASETFELPEGNYYHFQLVGLEVFDAGAEKIGKISDVWEYPAGDIIVVKSDKGRMLIPFISETIKKVDIENDRMEVVLLPGMEFEAE; from the coding sequence GTGCCCGAAGAAAAGGTTGCCATAGCGCTGATAAATAAATCCTGGGGCGTAAAAGGGGAGGTGGTAGCACAACCACTGACCCGTTTCACCCAGAGATTCAAGCAACTTGGCAAAGTTAATATTTCGGGCCCCAGAATAGATCTGGACCTGACCGTCGAAGCGGTCAGACCGCACTCCGGTCGGGTCCTGATTAAATTTAAGGAGATTTCCGACAGAGAAGAAGCCGCCAGGCTCAGAAACACTTATTTGCAGATCGACGCCAGCGAAACGTTCGAACTTCCAGAGGGAAATTACTATCATTTTCAATTAGTCGGTCTGGAGGTGTTCGATGCTGGGGCTGAAAAAATCGGTAAAATCAGCGATGTCTGGGAGTATCCCGCCGGCGATATAATAGTCGTCAAATCCGATAAAGGCCGGATGTTGATCCCGTTCATCAGCGAGACAATAAAAAAAGTCGATATTGAAAACGATCGAATGGAGGTAGTCCTTCTTCCCGGAATGGAATTTGAAGCTGAATGA
- a CDS encoding KH domain-containing protein, with translation MKEFIETIVKHLVDQPDEVRLTEVQGSKTTVYELRVGPGDLGKVIGKKGQTAKSIRTLIAAISAKKGQRAVLEILE, from the coding sequence GTGAAAGAGTTCATTGAAACCATCGTAAAGCATCTGGTTGACCAGCCTGATGAGGTTCGCCTGACTGAGGTTCAGGGCTCCAAGACTACTGTTTACGAACTCAGAGTAGGTCCCGGGGACCTGGGCAAAGTTATTGGTAAAAAAGGCCAGACCGCCAAATCTATCAGGACACTGATCGCGGCAATCAGCGCCAAAAAAGGCCAGCGTGCCGTTCTGGAAATATTAGAATAG
- the rpsP gene encoding 30S ribosomal protein S16, protein MAVRIRLRRMGAKKRPFYRFVAADSRSPRDGRFIEILGYYNPIEKPAKVVVQEDKVFKWLQNGAQMTETVATLFKKINVLDKWEKIKAGESGDDIQVKDTIEERKKRTRRAKKASASEEEAEAKAEEGKSAETEEAKEE, encoded by the coding sequence TTGGCTGTACGCATACGCTTGAGGAGAATGGGAGCGAAGAAGAGGCCGTTTTATCGTTTTGTTGCCGCTGACAGCAGGTCTCCGCGTGATGGACGGTTTATTGAGATTCTTGGTTATTACAATCCGATTGAAAAACCTGCCAAAGTGGTGGTTCAGGAAGACAAGGTATTCAAATGGCTCCAAAACGGTGCTCAGATGACAGAGACGGTTGCGACTCTGTTTAAAAAAATTAATGTGCTGGACAAATGGGAAAAGATCAAAGCTGGAGAATCCGGTGATGATATCCAGGTCAAGGACACCATTGAGGAACGCAAGAAGAGAACCAGGCGTGCCAAGAAAGCCAGTGCATCCGAAGAAGAAGCTGAAGCTAAAGCTGAAGAAGGAAAATCAGCCGAAACTGAAGAGGCTAAAGAGGAGTAG
- a CDS encoding signal recognition particle protein gives MFNELSDKLESVFKKLRGHGKLNEKNVKDALKEVRLALLEADVNFRVVKKFVKSVTEEALGAEVLQSISPGQQIIKIVHDKLVEILGGESDPIRISSAPPTVIVLVGLQGSGKTTMCGKLALHFRQKNKSPLLVAADVYRPAAVDQLKTLGKSIEIPVFHEDVKPPEMAKKALKAARDNNHDVLIVDTAGRLHIDDALMEELENIKQEIDPDEVLLIADAMTGQDAVNIASEFNSRLDLSGVLLTKMDGDARGGAALSIKQVTGKPIKMVGVGEKLSDLEVFHPDRMASRILGMGDVITLVEKAQATMDAKEAEKLEKKLRKETFTLEDFYNQLQQLKKMGPLESLVGMLPGVGNALKGINVDDSAMKRVEAIIQSMTPEERRKPDILDGSRRKRIAEGSGNSVVDVNRLMKQFNMMQKMIKKFSRGQMKDFAKGLF, from the coding sequence ATGTTCAATGAGTTGAGTGACAAATTAGAATCGGTCTTTAAAAAACTTCGCGGCCATGGCAAGCTGAACGAAAAGAATGTCAAGGACGCCTTGAAAGAAGTCCGTTTGGCGCTTCTGGAAGCCGATGTCAATTTCCGGGTTGTCAAAAAATTCGTAAAATCCGTGACCGAAGAAGCGCTCGGCGCAGAAGTACTGCAATCGATTTCACCCGGCCAACAGATCATCAAGATCGTGCACGACAAGCTGGTCGAGATACTCGGGGGTGAGTCGGATCCGATCAGGATATCTTCCGCGCCCCCCACAGTGATCGTGCTGGTAGGCTTGCAGGGTTCCGGTAAAACGACTATGTGTGGTAAACTGGCACTGCATTTTCGCCAGAAAAACAAGTCACCGCTTTTAGTGGCCGCTGATGTTTACCGGCCGGCCGCTGTCGATCAGCTCAAAACTCTCGGAAAATCGATCGAGATTCCCGTGTTTCACGAAGATGTCAAGCCTCCTGAGATGGCCAAAAAGGCGCTGAAGGCCGCCCGGGATAACAACCATGATGTCCTGATCGTCGATACTGCCGGAAGGTTGCATATTGACGATGCCCTGATGGAGGAACTCGAGAACATAAAACAAGAAATCGATCCCGATGAGGTGCTTTTGATTGCTGATGCCATGACCGGGCAGGATGCAGTCAATATCGCCAGCGAATTCAACAGCCGACTCGATCTGAGCGGTGTGCTTTTGACTAAGATGGATGGCGATGCCCGTGGCGGTGCCGCCCTGTCGATCAAGCAGGTCACCGGTAAGCCGATAAAAATGGTCGGTGTGGGCGAGAAACTGAGCGACCTGGAGGTCTTTCATCCCGACCGCATGGCTTCGCGTATTCTGGGAATGGGCGATGTCATCACGCTGGTTGAAAAAGCCCAGGCGACAATGGACGCCAAAGAGGCAGAAAAGCTGGAAAAAAAGCTTCGCAAGGAAACATTTACACTCGAAGATTTTTATAACCAGTTACAGCAGTTGAAAAAGATGGGGCCACTGGAATCTCTGGTCGGTATGCTTCCAGGTGTCGGCAATGCCCTGAAAGGGATCAACGTCGATGATTCCGCCATGAAACGGGTCGAGGCCATCATCCAGTCGATGACACCTGAAGAGCGCCGTAAACCCGATATCCTCGATGGTTCCCGTCGCAAGCGGATAGCCGAGGGGTCCGGCAACAGCGTGGTTGATGTGAACCGCTTGATGAAACAGTTCAATATGATGCAAAAAATGATAAAAAAGTTTTCCCGCGGGCAGATGAAAGATTTTGCTAAGGGATTGTTTTAA
- the rpe gene encoding ribulose-phosphate 3-epimerase, with product MIKLSPSILAADFGHLEDEIRLTEKSGCDWIHLDIMDGHMVPNISFGPDIIKYVDSRTDLFLDSHLMISNPDKYLEIYAEAGSDLITIHYEIEMDTIPLLKKIRSLGKKAGLSINPHTAFEAVFEPLQYCDLLLIMTVHPGFAGQKFKRDVVPKIRQAREYIDSHNLSIEIQVDGGIGLKTAPRVIEAGADVLVAGSAFYKSGDYADFTRKIKALKAEN from the coding sequence ATGATCAAATTGTCACCCTCGATACTGGCGGCCGATTTCGGCCATCTCGAAGATGAGATCAGGCTGACTGAAAAATCCGGTTGCGACTGGATTCACCTGGATATCATGGACGGGCACATGGTGCCCAATATCAGCTTCGGACCGGATATCATCAAGTATGTCGACTCCAGAACCGACCTGTTTTTGGATTCACACCTGATGATTTCCAATCCTGATAAATATCTCGAAATCTACGCAGAAGCGGGTAGCGACCTGATCACGATCCATTATGAAATTGAAATGGATACAATCCCGCTTTTGAAGAAAATCCGGTCGCTGGGCAAAAAAGCCGGGCTTTCGATCAATCCCCACACCGCATTTGAGGCGGTATTCGAACCGCTTCAATACTGTGACCTGCTTTTGATCATGACGGTTCATCCCGGTTTTGCAGGTCAGAAGTTTAAGCGCGATGTAGTTCCCAAAATCCGCCAGGCTCGTGAATATATCGATTCTCACAATCTGTCGATTGAAATCCAGGTCGACGGCGGTATCGGATTGAAAACAGCGCCCCGGGTGATAGAAGCCGGTGCCGATGTACTGGTAGCAGGATCGGCCTTCTACAAATCGGGCGATTATGCGGATTTTACACGTAAGATCAAGGCGCTCAAAGCCGAAAACTAA